The following are from one region of the Amedibacterium intestinale genome:
- the spoIVA gene encoding stage IV sporulation protein A, which yields MDTTEILKNIAQRCGGDIYLGVVGPVRVGKSTFIREFMEKAVIPYVNDEYEKARMIDELPQAGMGKTIMTTEPKFVPNTAASITFDDGFHVNVRLVDCVGYVIPEAKGYKDEDGVRMVRTPWSEEPIPFHEAAKTGTQKVIQDHSTIGIVVTTDGSISDLSREAYIEAEAEVIDELKSIGKPFIVIVNSKDIHSPTCTSVVSKLKDKYDVPVLAVAVNHMSEQDIHDILREALYEFPVSEININMPKWVAVLSDEHWLKKSFQESIEQSMSSVERLREVEAISDVLNENEYIESSNLSTIDTGQGIVHVDITVRAGLYNEVLKEIIGKDIKDKAELMELMQEYSKAKKEYDTISSALQMVKQTGYGFASASLQDIQLSKPEIIKQGSRYGVKLKAIAPSIHMIKVDVESSFEPIIGSKQQSEELVKYLLRDDGTNDDSIWDSDIFGRKLSDLIRDGLNAKLSMIPEAARVRLQDILTKLVNKGKGNVIAIVL from the coding sequence ATGGATACCACAGAAATACTAAAAAATATTGCACAAAGATGCGGTGGTGATATATACCTTGGAGTTGTAGGGCCTGTACGTGTTGGAAAATCTACGTTTATACGTGAATTTATGGAAAAAGCAGTGATTCCTTATGTAAATGATGAATATGAAAAAGCACGTATGATTGATGAATTACCACAGGCTGGTATGGGTAAAACGATTATGACAACAGAGCCAAAGTTTGTGCCCAATACAGCTGCATCGATTACTTTTGATGATGGATTTCATGTTAATGTAAGACTGGTTGACTGTGTAGGTTATGTCATTCCAGAAGCAAAAGGCTATAAGGATGAGGATGGTGTGCGTATGGTGCGTACGCCATGGAGTGAAGAACCTATACCATTTCATGAAGCTGCAAAAACAGGAACACAAAAGGTTATTCAGGATCACTCTACAATTGGAATCGTGGTGACAACCGATGGAAGTATCTCTGATTTAAGCAGAGAAGCGTATATTGAAGCAGAAGCAGAAGTCATTGATGAATTAAAATCCATTGGCAAACCATTCATTGTTATTGTAAATAGCAAGGATATACATTCACCAACTTGTACAAGTGTAGTATCGAAATTAAAAGATAAATACGATGTGCCAGTTTTAGCCGTAGCCGTTAACCATATGAGCGAACAGGATATACATGATATTTTAAGAGAGGCATTATATGAATTCCCAGTTTCTGAAATTAATATTAATATGCCTAAGTGGGTTGCGGTTTTAAGTGATGAGCACTGGCTGAAGAAGAGTTTTCAGGAATCAATTGAACAAAGTATGTCAAGTGTAGAAAGATTAAGGGAAGTAGAAGCAATTAGTGATGTGTTAAATGAAAATGAATATATTGAAAGCAGCAATTTATCTACAATCGATACAGGGCAGGGAATTGTTCATGTTGATATTACGGTACGGGCAGGACTTTATAATGAAGTATTAAAAGAAATCATCGGTAAAGATATTAAAGATAAAGCTGAATTGATGGAGCTAATGCAGGAATACAGTAAAGCGAAAAAAGAGTATGATACGATTAGTTCTGCCTTGCAGATGGTAAAACAGACGGGATATGGTTTTGCCAGCGCATCATTACAAGATATTCAATTAAGCAAACCGGAAATTATTAAACAGGGAAGCAGGTATGGAGTAAAGTTAAAGGCTATTGCGCCTAGCATTCACATGATCAAAGTTGATGTGGAAAGCAGTTTTGAACCGATTATTGGTTCAAAGCAGCAAAGTGAAGAGTTAGTAAAATATTTGCTTCGAGACGATGGCACAAATGATGACTCTATCTGGGATAGTGATATCTTTGGAAGAAAATTATCAGATTTAATTAGAGATGGATTAAATGCGAAACTTTCAATGATTCCAGAAGCTGCGCGTGTTCGTTTACAGGATATTCTTACAAAACTTGTGAATAAAGGAAAAGGAAATGTAATCGCTATTGTATTATAA
- a CDS encoding HU family DNA-binding protein — translation MSEILNKKTLVEVVAESCEITKKNATVAVDTVFEEITKTLAEGGKVDIAGFGKFEISERPERMGINPATKEPLKIAASKTPKFKAAKALKEAVK, via the coding sequence ATGAGTGAAATTTTAAATAAAAAAACATTAGTGGAAGTCGTTGCGGAAAGCTGTGAAATCACTAAGAAAAACGCTACTGTTGCAGTAGATACAGTATTTGAAGAAATTACAAAAACACTAGCTGAAGGTGGAAAAGTGGATATTGCTGGTTTTGGAAAATTTGAAATCAGTGAACGTCCAGAACGTATGGGAATTAACCCTGCAACAAAAGAACCTTTAAAAATTGCAGCTTCTAAAACTCCAAAATTTAAAGCTGCGAAAGCTTTAAAAGAAGCAGTAAAATAA
- a CDS encoding zinc metallopeptidase, which translates to MPIYYYPSFSSQYLLYLLGILIVLYAQGRVSSAYNKYKQIPNKKGIRGVDAARIILDRNGLQDVRIEPAKGGTLSDHYDPVHRVVRLSSDIYYNASIASVSVAAHECGHAIQHKVGYAALSWRSKLLPVANICSQLGWITLILGLFLFSSFSSLVYLGIGMILVVFLFQVVTLPVEFNASTRAIAQISELQLMQDDERPMVRSMLKAAAFTYVASVLSTLLQIFRILIMVLGRRNND; encoded by the coding sequence ATGCCAATATATTATTATCCTTCGTTTTCATCACAATATCTTCTGTATTTATTAGGTATTCTTATTGTATTATATGCACAGGGACGAGTAAGTTCTGCGTATAATAAATATAAGCAAATACCTAATAAAAAGGGAATACGTGGGGTAGATGCGGCACGCATTATATTAGATAGAAATGGTTTACAGGATGTACGTATCGAACCAGCGAAAGGCGGAACATTAAGTGATCATTATGATCCTGTGCATCGCGTAGTTCGCTTATCATCTGATATTTACTATAATGCAAGTATTGCATCTGTCAGCGTTGCTGCACATGAATGTGGACATGCGATACAGCATAAAGTAGGGTATGCAGCTTTATCCTGGAGATCAAAACTATTACCAGTAGCAAACATTTGTTCGCAGTTAGGCTGGATCACGCTGATTCTTGGATTGTTTCTTTTTTCCAGTTTTTCATCATTGGTTTATCTTGGAATTGGGATGATTTTAGTAGTCTTTTTATTCCAGGTTGTAACATTACCGGTAGAATTTAATGCATCTACTCGAGCAATTGCACAGATATCTGAATTGCAGTTAATGCAGGATGATGAAAGACCTATGGTAAGAAGTATGTTAAAGGCTGCAGCATTTACATATGTAGCATCTGTTTTATCAACATTACTACAAATTTTTAGAATTCTAATAATGGTATTAGGCAGAAGAAATAACGACTAA
- a CDS encoding IS3 family transposase (programmed frameshift) produces the protein MAKLTREQKIELYKKRKQGETVSSLSKKYQIKSSKINYLVRLIDRHGFDILRSNKNNYYSPELKLEIINKVLIDGQSSTSTAIEFGLTSDGLLNNWINSYKENGYVIVEKKKGRPSTMNKENQFNKKYEDMSPEEKIKYLENKNQYLEAENEYLKKLRAAVQKRKNQQSKKVTIVCELQLKYSLKILLKISGLKRSTYYYTLSKTNKDMKNDEIMNIIIHIFYTHKERYGYRRITLELRNMGYTINHKKVKRLMSIMGLYGQTPKARYKSYKGDMNGTTKNLLLSKVVDEEKHKTYYDRNFNTTRCNEIWSTDISEFHIAAGKLYLSPILDLHNREIVSFNISKSPNFEQIKDMLKQAFDKYDNLEGLKFHSDQGWQYQMQSYHEMLEEKRIQQSMSRKGNCLDNSPMENFFGRMKNEMFYGYEYSFKTLDDLKVAMEEYIDYYNKQRITAKLKGLTPVQYRNQSLITA, from the exons ATGGCAAAACTGACAAGAGAACAAAAAATAGAATTATATAAAAAACGAAAACAAGGAGAAACTGTATCGTCTTTATCTAAAAAATATCAAATAAAATCTAGTAAGATTAATTATTTAGTTAGATTAATAGATAGACATGGATTTGATATTTTAAGATCTAACAAAAATAATTATTATTCACCAGAATTAAAATTAGAAATTATTAATAAAGTCCTTATTGACGGTCAATCATCAACGAGTACAGCTATTGAATTTGGTTTGACTAGTGATGGATTATTAAATAACTGGATTAACTCGTACAAAGAGAATGGATATGTTATAGTAGAAAAAAAGAAAGGAAGACCATCTACTATGAACAAAGAAAATCAATTCAATAAAAAATATGAAGATATGTCACCTGAAGAAAAAATAAAATATCTTGAAAATAAAAATCAGTATCTAGAAGCAGAGAATGAATACTTAAAAAAGCTGCGTGCTGCAGTTCAGAAAAGGAAAAATCAACAATCGAAG AAAGTAACGATTGTTTGTGAACTGCAGCTTAAATATTCATTAAAGATTCTTCTTAAAATATCAGGATTAAAACGTTCAACTTATTACTACACATTATCAAAGACTAACAAAGATATGAAAAATGATGAAATAATGAATATTATCATCCATATCTTTTATACACATAAGGAACGATATGGGTATCGTAGAATAACTTTGGAGCTAAGAAATATGGGTTATACGATCAATCATAAGAAAGTCAAACGATTAATGTCTATAATGGGATTATATGGACAAACACCAAAAGCAAGATATAAATCATATAAAGGCGATATGAATGGTACAACAAAAAATTTATTACTTAGTAAAGTAGTAGACGAAGAAAAACATAAAACATATTATGATAGAAACTTCAATACAACAAGATGCAATGAAATATGGTCTACAGATATATCAGAGTTTCATATAGCAGCAGGCAAGCTTTATCTATCACCGATATTAGATTTGCATAATCGAGAAATAGTATCATTCAATATATCAAAAAGTCCAAATTTTGAACAAATAAAAGATATGCTTAAACAAGCATTTGATAAATATGACAATTTAGAAGGATTGAAATTTCATAGCGATCAGGGCTGGCAATATCAGATGCAGTCATATCATGAAATGCTTGAAGAAAAAAGAATTCAACAATCGATGTCAAGGAAAGGGAACTGTTTAGATAATTCACCAATGGAGAATTTTTTTGGAAGGATGAAGAATGAAATGTTTTATGGGTATGAATATAGTTTTAAAACATTAGATGATTTAAAGGTTGCGATGGAAGAATATATTGATTATTATAATAAACAAAGAATAACAGCAAAATTAAAAGGACTAACTCCTGTCCAATACAGGAATCAATCCTTAATAACTGCTTAA
- a CDS encoding DegV family protein, with protein sequence MVRIISDSSTMLNVKEGKEHGITISPLSVTINGKSYRELEEITAEEFIKLINEGFMPTTSQPSIGEKMHLYETLAKDDEIIDITIADGLSGTYHSACTAKDDCPHNDNIHVFNSKTLCGPHRYLVLKAVDLASKGFTAKQIIQELKTLQQHEKSFLIPSDFAFLKRGGRLTPIAATIGGLLKIVPVMTLTDDKSKLEKYTVKRTLSKAIIEIDKCFHDMQVDESFYMTITHAENEELAKKVASHMKEEFPNTEIEIYPLTPAFIAQGGPGCIAIQVIKKSAA encoded by the coding sequence ATGGTAAGAATTATTTCTGATTCTTCTACCATGTTAAATGTAAAAGAGGGAAAAGAGCATGGTATTACAATTTCCCCTTTGAGTGTAACAATCAATGGTAAAAGCTATAGAGAACTGGAAGAAATCACTGCAGAAGAGTTTATAAAACTAATAAATGAAGGATTTATGCCAACAACTTCACAACCTTCTATCGGTGAAAAAATGCACCTATATGAAACACTTGCAAAAGATGATGAAATCATCGATATTACAATAGCTGATGGCTTAAGCGGTACTTATCACAGTGCCTGTACAGCAAAAGATGATTGTCCTCATAATGACAATATTCATGTTTTCAATTCAAAAACATTATGTGGACCTCATCGATATCTTGTTTTAAAAGCTGTTGACTTAGCTTCCAAAGGCTTTACAGCAAAACAAATCATACAGGAGCTGAAAACACTGCAGCAGCATGAAAAATCATTCTTGATTCCAAGTGATTTTGCGTTTTTAAAGCGTGGCGGCAGATTGACACCAATTGCCGCAACGATTGGTGGTTTGTTAAAAATCGTTCCAGTAATGACCTTAACGGATGATAAAAGCAAATTAGAAAAATATACGGTAAAACGAACATTATCCAAAGCTATTATTGAAATTGACAAATGTTTTCATGACATGCAGGTAGACGAATCATTTTATATGACAATTACTCATGCAGAAAATGAAGAACTTGCCAAAAAAGTAGCATCACATATGAAAGAAGAATTTCCAAATACAGAAATAGAAATATATCCGTTAACACCTGCTTTTATTGCACAAGGTGGACCTGGATGTATTGCTATACAAGTAATTAAGAAATCAGCAGCCTAA
- a CDS encoding type 1 glutamine amidotransferase — MEIKICWMYHDIMDLYGDKGNMMVLKKRCEARGISCTIDTLGIGEEKDLTQYDLLFLGGGADKEQMMLIEDLLSRKENIKQALNQGTFALLICGGYQLFGQYYISADNKKIEGLKLFDYYTETGDNGSRCIGNIAIKCNLDGREIVAVGFENHGGQTRNVSSPLGNVLSGHGNCFGAKQEGFYNGQVLGTYMHGPLLPKNPEIADFIIYKALKAKNPDVALTDLVPLDDTLEHKAKEAMLHRLQVK, encoded by the coding sequence ATGGAAATTAAAATTTGCTGGATGTACCATGATATTATGGATTTATATGGTGACAAGGGAAATATGATGGTACTTAAGAAACGATGTGAAGCTCGTGGAATATCCTGTACAATTGATACTTTGGGAATTGGAGAAGAAAAAGACTTAACACAATATGATCTGCTTTTTTTAGGTGGGGGAGCAGATAAAGAGCAGATGATGCTGATAGAGGATTTATTATCACGCAAAGAAAACATCAAGCAAGCATTGAACCAAGGGACTTTTGCTTTGCTGATTTGTGGTGGGTACCAGCTGTTTGGTCAATACTATATTAGTGCTGACAATAAAAAAATTGAAGGTTTAAAATTGTTTGATTACTATACAGAAACAGGAGATAATGGGTCTCGCTGCATTGGAAACATCGCAATTAAATGCAATCTTGATGGAAGAGAAATCGTTGCTGTTGGATTTGAAAATCATGGAGGACAGACACGCAATGTGTCATCTCCTCTAGGAAATGTATTAAGTGGACATGGAAACTGTTTTGGCGCAAAACAAGAAGGCTTTTATAATGGACAGGTTCTTGGAACCTATATGCATGGTCCACTGCTTCCAAAAAATCCAGAAATAGCAGATTTCATTATTTATAAAGCTTTAAAAGCAAAAAATCCAGATGTTGCTTTAACGGATCTTGTACCACTTGATGACACCTTGGAACACAAAGCAAAAGAAGCTATGCTGCATCGTCTTCAAGTGAAATAA
- a CDS encoding Mur ligase family protein, with translation MKSIAIFITKLSAFLLHLIHRGGSLPGQLGLKICNDVLCKLKITCPVILVTGTNGKTSTSNMIVEMFEQKKDKVISNRKGDNLRAGITTSLLCASTLTGKIHADAIVLEVDELNIPYIIKSLPVTALVVTNFFRDQLDRAREMEQLISKVEAAIPDFKGTLILNGNDPNVVRLKDKAPQAAAMYFGMHKCITSSSATKEASEGKFCPRCANRLKYQYYQYSHIGEFHCTNCDFKTPAMDVCGTVKDIEKREFIYEQNVFHAPQGGLYTMYNCMAVLCVAKKFAIPLKFAEQAFTTIVVPDGRNEKMEYKGHDLILNLVKNPTGANEVMKVIEEDHRKKTILIVLNDHAQDGRDVSWIYDTFFEKLLNDETSKIITSGTRAYDMALRLKYAGWEKDLTVIENLEDAVNDLLRCDMTMYAIATYTALQPTRKLLRRES, from the coding sequence ATGAAAAGCATTGCCATATTTATAACAAAGCTATCTGCTTTTCTTTTACATCTAATACATCGAGGCGGCTCTTTGCCAGGTCAGTTAGGATTAAAGATATGTAATGATGTTTTATGTAAACTAAAAATCACATGTCCTGTCATTCTTGTGACTGGAACAAATGGAAAAACCAGTACAAGCAATATGATTGTTGAAATGTTTGAGCAGAAGAAAGATAAGGTAATAAGCAATCGCAAAGGTGATAATCTTCGAGCAGGTATCACTACTTCTCTTTTATGTGCTTCTACACTTACAGGAAAAATTCACGCAGATGCCATTGTTTTGGAAGTTGATGAATTAAACATTCCTTATATTATAAAAAGCTTGCCAGTTACTGCATTGGTCGTTACAAACTTCTTTCGAGATCAGCTTGACAGAGCAAGAGAAATGGAACAGCTTATTTCCAAAGTTGAAGCAGCAATCCCGGATTTTAAAGGGACTTTGATTTTAAATGGAAATGATCCAAATGTTGTACGATTAAAAGACAAGGCGCCACAAGCAGCTGCCATGTATTTTGGTATGCATAAATGTATTACCAGTTCATCTGCAACAAAAGAAGCCAGTGAAGGGAAATTCTGCCCACGATGTGCAAACCGTTTAAAATACCAGTATTATCAATACTCTCATATTGGAGAATTTCACTGTACAAACTGCGATTTTAAAACACCAGCAATGGATGTATGCGGTACAGTAAAAGACATTGAAAAACGGGAGTTCATTTATGAACAAAATGTGTTCCATGCGCCACAAGGCGGCTTATATACTATGTATAACTGCATGGCCGTTTTATGTGTTGCGAAAAAGTTTGCTATTCCATTAAAATTTGCTGAACAGGCATTTACAACAATTGTTGTTCCTGATGGAAGAAATGAAAAAATGGAATATAAAGGTCATGATCTTATCTTAAACCTTGTAAAAAACCCAACTGGTGCAAATGAGGTTATGAAAGTTATTGAAGAAGATCATAGAAAGAAAACAATTCTTATCGTATTAAATGATCATGCACAGGATGGTAGGGATGTTTCATGGATCTACGATACTTTCTTTGAAAAACTTTTAAATGATGAAACAAGTAAAATCATCACAAGTGGAACAAGAGCCTATGATATGGCTTTACGTTTGAAATATGCTGGATGGGAAAAAGATTTAACTGTCATTGAAAATTTAGAAGACGCCGTAAATGATTTATTGCGCTGTGATATGACAATGTATGCGATTGCTACTTATACAGCTTTACAGCCTACAAGAAAACTTTTGAGGAGGGAAAGCTAA
- the purC gene encoding phosphoribosylaminoimidazolesuccinocarboxamide synthase, whose translation MKELEMLYEGKAKKVFATENPDMVIVDYKDDATAFNGLKKGTIVGKGVVNNKMTNFLFQKLEEKGIHTHFIEELDDRKTLVKKVDIVPLEVIIRNKVAGSFAKRMGLEEGTELKCPILEFSYKNDDLGDPMINTYMALAVGISTKEEIETITNMAFKVNEELKKIFAAADIELIDFKLEFGRYKDEIVLADEISPDTCRFWDIHTHDHLDKDRFRRDLGNVEDAYHEVYKRLGIK comes from the coding sequence ATGAAAGAGTTAGAAATGCTTTACGAAGGAAAAGCAAAAAAAGTTTTTGCAACTGAAAATCCAGATATGGTAATCGTGGATTACAAGGATGATGCAACTGCTTTTAACGGTTTAAAAAAAGGAACAATTGTTGGTAAAGGTGTTGTTAACAATAAGATGACAAACTTCTTGTTCCAGAAACTGGAAGAAAAAGGAATTCATACACACTTTATTGAAGAATTAGATGATCGTAAAACACTTGTTAAAAAAGTGGATATTGTGCCTTTGGAAGTTATCATACGTAATAAGGTAGCAGGAAGCTTTGCAAAACGTATGGGATTAGAAGAAGGAACAGAGTTGAAATGTCCTATTCTTGAATTCAGCTATAAAAATGATGATTTAGGAGATCCTATGATCAATACATATATGGCTTTGGCTGTAGGAATTTCTACAAAAGAAGAAATTGAAACAATTACAAATATGGCATTTAAAGTTAATGAAGAACTGAAAAAAATCTTTGCTGCTGCAGATATTGAGTTGATTGACTTTAAATTGGAATTTGGACGTTATAAAGATGAAATTGTTCTGGCAGATGAAATCTCTCCAGATACATGCCGTTTTTGGGACATTCATACACACGATCATTTAGATAAAGACCGTTTTAGAAGAGATCTTGGAAATGTAGAAGATGCATACCATGAAGTTTACAAACGTTTAGGTATTAAATAA
- the purB gene encoding adenylosuccinate lyase, with product MYDRYESPLGLRYASKEMQGIFSQDKKFKTWRKLWIALAQSEKELGLDITQEQIDELIAHKDDINYDVAKEREKIVRHDVMSHVYAYGTQCPNAKGIIHLGATSCYVGDNTDLIVMYEALELVKNKLVNVLAALQKFALEYKDLPTLAFTHFQPAQPTTLGKRAAIWAQDLQLDYEEICWLLENKKLLGCKGTTGTQASFMELFDNDTDKVKKLDQLIAEKMGYSECYPVSGQTYSRKIDSRILNVLSSIAQSAHKFSNDIRLLQHLKEVEEPFEKGQIGSSAMAYKRNPMRSERMASLANYVIADTLNPAITAATQWFERTLDDSANKRISIPEGFLAVDGILDLYLNITDGLVVYPKVIQSHLMKELPFMATETILMDAVKAGGDRQELHERIRVHSMAAGKVVKEEGKENDLLERIANDEMFGMNMEQLEAIMHPNKFVGRAPQQTEEYFHDFISPILEKEKDALGMHAEINV from the coding sequence ATGTACGATCGATACGAAAGTCCACTTGGACTTAGATATGCCAGCAAAGAAATGCAGGGCATTTTTTCTCAGGATAAAAAATTCAAGACTTGGAGAAAACTTTGGATTGCACTTGCGCAAAGTGAAAAAGAACTAGGCTTGGATATTACACAGGAACAGATTGATGAGTTGATTGCTCATAAAGATGATATTAACTATGATGTGGCAAAAGAACGTGAAAAAATCGTTCGTCATGATGTTATGAGTCATGTATATGCTTATGGTACACAATGCCCTAATGCGAAAGGAATCATTCATCTTGGAGCTACTTCCTGCTATGTAGGAGATAATACAGATTTAATTGTAATGTATGAAGCATTGGAACTTGTAAAAAACAAACTGGTCAATGTACTGGCAGCGCTACAGAAATTTGCATTGGAATATAAAGACTTGCCTACTTTGGCATTTACACACTTTCAGCCTGCACAGCCTACAACATTAGGAAAACGTGCAGCTATTTGGGCACAGGATCTTCAGCTTGATTATGAAGAAATCTGCTGGCTGTTAGAAAATAAAAAGCTGCTTGGATGCAAAGGTACAACAGGTACACAGGCAAGCTTTATGGAACTGTTTGATAATGATACTGATAAAGTAAAAAAACTGGATCAGCTAATTGCAGAAAAAATGGGATATAGTGAATGCTACCCTGTTTCCGGGCAGACATATTCTCGTAAGATTGATTCAAGGATTTTGAATGTATTAAGTTCCATCGCTCAAAGTGCACATAAATTTTCTAATGACATTCGTCTTCTTCAGCATTTAAAAGAGGTTGAAGAGCCGTTTGAAAAAGGTCAGATTGGTTCCAGCGCGATGGCTTATAAACGTAATCCAATGCGAAGTGAACGTATGGCTTCATTGGCAAATTATGTAATTGCAGATACATTGAATCCAGCAATTACTGCAGCTACACAGTGGTTTGAACGTACATTAGATGATTCAGCTAATAAACGCATTAGCATTCCGGAAGGCTTCCTTGCGGTAGATGGTATTTTAGATTTATATTTGAATATTACAGATGGTTTGGTTGTTTATCCAAAAGTAATTCAATCTCACTTAATGAAAGAACTTCCTTTTATGGCTACAGAAACAATTTTGATGGATGCTGTAAAAGCTGGTGGAGATCGTCAGGAACTTCATGAACGTATTCGTGTGCATTCTATGGCTGCTGGTAAAGTGGTAAAAGAAGAAGGAAAAGAAAATGATCTTCTAGAAAGAATTGCAAATGATGAAATGTTTGGAATGAATATGGAACAGCTGGAAGCTATTATGCACCCAAATAAATTTGTTGGACGTGCTCCTCAGCAAACGGAAGAATATTTCCATGACTTTATTTCCCCTATTCTTGAAAAAGAAAAAGATGCACTTGGAATGCATGCAGAAATAAACGTATAA
- a CDS encoding DUF2812 domain-containing protein, which yields MKIEEYLIDYFPFEKSEIIDFLNEKAKQGLKINGISESDNIWTFIETNSKNIHYDIYLFGEILPDIEFYDSCKLMGWDFLFRTNDFAIFYNEDKVPPLPLIDKSMDKDLENSLYDKVISDIRKDFRKCILLDIVYFLVLFLIFFFLREDTLYDILLLSIECGLLFLLLSTGYYIVLSDLKKRRKIKLRPVIFQILYYFIYQPVSDILFLYFFLDIPISFLNIAIFPFLILNIILMLYLRKRPHSPLLQKLYKHNFFISTAIILLVLGISFFIYSII from the coding sequence ATGAAAATAGAAGAATACTTAATTGATTATTTTCCTTTTGAAAAAAGTGAAATAATAGATTTTCTAAATGAAAAAGCAAAACAGGGTTTAAAAATAAATGGTATTAGTGAATCTGATAATATCTGGACGTTTATAGAAACAAATAGTAAAAACATTCATTATGATATATATTTATTTGGAGAAATTCTCCCTGATATAGAATTTTATGATTCCTGTAAACTTATGGGATGGGATTTTCTGTTTAGAACAAATGATTTTGCGATTTTCTATAATGAAGATAAAGTGCCGCCTCTACCACTGATAGATAAAAGCATGGATAAAGATTTAGAGAATAGTTTATATGATAAGGTTATTTCTGATATAAGAAAAGATTTTCGTAAGTGTATCTTACTTGATATAGTGTATTTCCTCGTGCTATTTTTAATATTCTTTTTTCTTCGTGAAGATACACTATATGATATCCTTCTTCTTTCTATAGAATGTGGTTTATTGTTTTTGCTTCTATCAACAGGTTATTACATTGTCTTATCAGATTTGAAAAAAAGAAGAAAGATAAAACTTCGACCAGTAATATTCCAAATATTATATTACTTTATATACCAACCTGTTAGTGACATCTTGTTTTTATATTTTTTTCTTGATATACCTATTTCTTTTTTAAACATAGCAATCTTTCCTTTTTTAATTTTGAATATTATATTAATGTTATATCTTAGAAAAAGACCACACTCACCTTTATTACAAAAATTATATAAACATAATTTTTTCATAAGCACTGCTATTATTCTACTAGTGTTAGGAATATCATTTTTCATATACTCTATCATATGA
- a CDS encoding PadR family transcriptional regulator, with the protein MARDQLQRLSEPMYYLLLTLLEENHGYAMMHDIEMISKGRVKVGTGTLYTLLARFEKEGIIRATRSLERKKYYIITEKGKELLKEEYEALKNQLDDGKEIESI; encoded by the coding sequence GTGGCTAGAGATCAATTACAACGATTAAGTGAACCAATGTATTATTTGTTATTAACTTTATTAGAAGAAAATCATGGATATGCTATGATGCATGATATTGAAATGATTTCTAAAGGCCGGGTAAAAGTAGGAACAGGAACTTTATATACCTTACTCGCAAGATTTGAAAAAGAAGGCATCATACGTGCCACAAGAAGTTTAGAAAGAAAAAAATACTATATTATCACAGAGAAGGGAAAAGAACTGTTAAAAGAAGAATATGAAGCTTTAAAAAACCAATTGGATGATGGAAAAGAGATTGAATCAATATAA